The DNA region GACTCCGACGGCATCCTGGATCTGAAGACGCTGCCGTCGTCGATGGTGGTTGTCGGAGCGGGAGTGATCGGCATCGAGTACGCCTCGATGTTCGCCGCGCTCGGGACCAAGGTCACCGTCGTCGAGAAGCGCGACACCATGCTCGACTTCTGCGATCCCGAGATCATCGAGTCGCTGAAGTTCCACCTGCGCGACCTTGCCGTGACGTTCCGGTTCGGTGAGGAGGTCACCGCGGTCGACGTGGGCTCCTCCGGCACCGTGACCACCCTGGCCAGCGGCAAGCAGATTCCGGCCGAAACCGTCATGTACTCGGCCGGCCGCCAAGGCCAGACCGACGACCTCGACCTGGCCAGCGCCGGGCTGGAATCGGACCACCGCGGCCGGATCTTCGTCGACGACAACTACCAGACCAAGGTCGACCACATCTACGCCGTCGGGGACGTCATCGGATTCCCGGCGTTGGCCGCGACGTCGATGGACCAGGGCCGGCTCGCCGCCTATCACGCTTTCGGCGAACCGAGCAAGGGGATGACCGAGCTGCAGCCGATCGGCATCTACTCCATCCCGGAGGTGTCCTATGTGGGGGCCACCGAGGTGGAACTGACCAAGAATGCGGTGCCCTACGAAGTCGGGGTGTCCCGCTACCGCGAACTGGCCCGCGGGCAGATCGCCGGAGACTCCTACGGGATGCTCAAACTGCTTGTCTCCACAGAGGATCTCCGGCTGCTCGGTGTGCACATCTTCGGCACCAGCGCCACCGAGATGGTGCACATCGGTCAGGCCGTGATGGGCTGCGGGGGCACCGTCGAGTACCTCGTCGACGCCGTGTTCAACTATCCGACGTTCTCGGAGGCCTACAAGGTCGCCGCGCTGGACGTGATGAACAAGCTGCGCGCGTTGAGCCAATTCCGCGTCTGAAGCACCCGAAAGCGGCCCACAGGATCTCGTCGCCGGCCGTCGTGGACGAGCGGTCGGTCGCCCGCCGTCAGGGCACCGGCGGCAGTAGCCGTTCCACCACATCCCGGGGGAGCAGCCCCGCGGGCGCGAAGCGTCGGGCCGCCTCCACGAACTGCGGTGCGGTGGCGCCGAGTTGCTCGACGATCTCCCGCGCGGCATCCTCCCGTCCGGCCAGGGCCGCGACGACCGCCCGCCACAGCGCCTGGTCGGGCTCGAGTACGGGGTCTTGTGGGCGCAGTTCCTCCAATTGGCGGTCGGCCGTGTGCGGGTCCCCGTTCAGCGCCAGCTGGAAGGCGCCGACTACCCGCTGGTAGCGCTCCCACTTGGTGGTCAGGCGGTCGAGCTCGGTGACCGGGTCGGTGGAGTCGTCGACGCGCAGGTCCATCACCCGGTCGTGCCAGGGTCGCCCCGTGGTGTTGGCGCGGACCACCGTGACCGCGGCCGACCGGCGCCCCCGGAAATCACCCCCGGCATCCTCGGCGGCGTGCAGGGCTCGCAGCAGCCGCTGGGTGAGCGGCTCCGGCCGCGACTCGAAAGACTTCCGCATGGCCTCCCACACGTCCGGCGAGACAACCATGTTGGCCAGAGCGGCGCATTCCTCGCCCACGACGTGGCCAGCCTCGGCGACACAGCCATCGCCGGTGTAGACGGCCACTTCTCCCGTGACGGTCAGGACGGCGACCTGTCGCCGCTCCGGATGCGGATCCACGCTGCGCAGGGCGGTCAACGCCTCCTCGGCGGTGAACCCACCGCGCAGCAGGTCGAGGCCGACGTCGCCGTACATGGGCTCGGCCATCGACTGGGTGGCGATGACACCGTGACCGGGCAGTGCGAACGGCACGCTGCTGCCGACGGCGAACGCCTGTGATTGGGTGGCGACACCCATTTCCCCGGTGTCGGCGTCACGGCCGATGATTGAGTACGTCACCCGTGAGCACTACCCGGTCCCTGGTGTATTACACCGCTCCCGAGGCGGCGTGCCCAATTGCGTCAGCGTGCGCAGGGCGAGCGCGATCCAGGCTTCGAAACGGTTGCGCAAGAGCGGTGGCGGAGGTGTGTGAAACCACGACATAGGTGACAGATGAGTCGCGTCATGGGTTACACCTGCAAGAGTCCTCGATGAGTCGCGTCATAGGTGACAGTCGTGGTCCATGTCCAAAGCGCGTGTGGTCGTCCTCGAAGTCACCAGCGGCCACCTGACAGTCACCGAAGCGGCAAACCAGTACGGGCTGTCGCGCCAACACATCTACCGGCTGCTCGCCCGCTACCGCGACGGCGGCCTGGCGGCTGTCGACGCCCGCTCACGGCGCCCGACCAGCAACCCTCGCGCCGTGTCCGACGACGTCATCATCGCCATCGTCACGCTGCGCGAAGCGCTGACCGCCGACGGCCTCGACGCCGGACCCCTGACCCTGCAGTGGCATCTGGGCCAACGTGGGCTGCCGGTGCCCTCAACCTCGACCATCCGGCGCATCCTGCACCACCACGGCCTCATCACCGCCCAGCCGCGCAAGCGTCCTAAAAGCTCCTACCGGCGCTTTGAAGCCTCCCAGCCCAATGAATGCTGGCAATCCGACTTCACCCACTGGGCCCTGGCCGACGGCACTGACACCGAGATCTTGTCCTGGCTCGACGACTGCTCTCGCTACCTGCTGACCTGCACCGCCTACCCCCGCGTCACCGGCGCAGACGTCGTGGCCAGCTTCACCGACACCGCCGCCACCCACGGACTGCCCGCCGCCACGCTGACCGACAACGGCGCGGTCTACACCTCACGATTCACCCACGGCCACAACGACTTCGAGCGCCTCCTCAACAGCCTCGGCGTCACCCAAAAGAACGGCCGCCCAGGCCACCCGCAAACCCAAGGAAAGATCGAACGCTTCCACCGAACCCTCAAGCTCTGGCTCAGCCAACACCAGCGCCCCTCGACACTGGCTGAGCTACAACAGCTGCTCGACACCTTCGCCATGATCTACAACACCGAGCGTCCCCACCGCGCCCACCGCCACAGCGCCACACCGCACACCGTCTACCACGCCCTGCCCAAAGCCCACCCCGCCGGCGTCACCGAGCACTTCCGTATCCGCCACGACACCGTGGACCAATTCGGCAAGCTCACCCTGCGCTACAGCAGCCGCCTACACCACCTCGGCATCGGCCGCCAACACGCCCACACCCCAGTCCTGATCCTCGTGACCACCCAAACCGTCACCGTCATCAGCAAAACCAGCCACCAACTCATCGCCAGCCACCACATCGACCCCGACCGCAACTACTGGCGCAACCAACAGAAAAACCCCGGCCGATGGCCGGGGCAATCTGTCACCGATGACGCGACTCAGGTGTAACCGATGACGCGACTCATCACAAGAGCGGTGGCGGAGGGATTTGAACCCCCGGACGGTGTTAGCCGTCTCTCGCTTTCAAGGCGAGTGCATTAGGCCGCTCTGCCACGCCACCGCGGGACAGTCTAGACGCGGCCGAGCTTGGCGGCCGTGCCCCCGGCGGTCAACCCGGCGCTGATGCGTCGGCAATTCTCGCCCATCGCCACCACCTGGGGCCGCGACAGCCGATCCAAGAAGTGCGCCCGAACCCCGGCGCCGTAGGTCTGCATGGCCGCGGCCAACGCGTCGCGGCCTTCGGGGGTGATGCTGGCCAGGACTCCTCGACCGTCGTCCGGGCTCGCGCCGCGCACCACCAGCTTCTGCATCTCGAGCCGGTGGATCTGGCGCGTGACCCGACTCGGCAGCGACATCAATGCCTCGGCCAGATCCCCCATGCGCGCCGAACCGGTCACCGACTTGGCGAGCAGATCCAGTAGTCGGACGTCGTTGAGGGTGAGCCGGTGTTCATCCACCAGCGATCGGTTCATCGTGGCGTAGAGCCTCAACGCGGCGTCGAGGAAGTTCTGCCATGCCTTCTGCTCCGCGATATCCAGTCCGGGCGTGTCACTTGCCGTGCGCCCCGCAATTGTCGACCCCACTGTTTCCCCCTCCCACCAGCACATAGTACGACCGGCCGAGCACTGCCGGTAGTGGGAAACGCTGACGTTTCCGCTGCGTAGTAGCGTTTGGTGGATGCACGCGATCGTGGCCCACAAGGGGCGGCTGAGCTGGCAGACGGTCCCCGACGTGTCACCTGGCACCGGAGAAGTGCTGATCAAGGTTGAGGCGGCCGGCGTCAACCGCGCCGACCTGCTGCAAGCCGCCGGTAAGTATCCGCCACCACCGGGTGCCAGCGAGATCATCGGCCTTGAGGTGTCCGGGACGATAGCGGCCGTCGGCGACTCGGTCACCGACTGGACGCCGGGCCAACAAGTGTGTGCGCTGCTGGCCGGCGGCGGTTACGCCGAATACGTCTGTGTGCCAACGGGTCAGGTGCTCGACGTGCCCTACGGAGTCGCGCCGGCACACGCTGCCGCGCTGCCCGAAGTGGCGTGCACGGTGTGGTCCAATCTGGTGATGACCGCCGGGCTGCGCGCGCCCCACTTGGTGCTGTTGCACGGCGGCGCAAGCGGAATCGGCACGCACGCAATACAGGTCGCGCGTGCGCTGGGCTGTCGCGTCGCCGTCACCGCGGGGTCGCGCAACAAGCTGGATCTGTGCGCCGAACTGGGCGCCGAGATCACGATCGACTATCAGAACGAGGACTTCGTCGAGGTGATCCGCAATGCCGGCGGCGCCGACGTGATCCTCGACATCATCGGCGCGGCATACCTGGATCGCAACGTCGACGCACTCGCCGACGATGGGCGGTTGGTGATCATCGGGATGCAGGGCGGGGCAAAGGCCGACCTGAACATCGCCAAGCTGTTGGCCAAGCGCGGCGGTGTCTTTGCCACCGCGCTGCGGGCTCGGCCCGTCGGCGGGGCCTCCGGCAAGAGCGCGATCGTGACGCAGGTCAGCGAACAGGTGTGGCCGCTGATCGCCGACGGTCAGGTACGCCCGGTGATCGGAGCGGAGTTCCCGATCACCGAAGCGCAGGCTGCTCACGAACTGCTCGGCTCCGGCGACGTGTCGGGGAAAATACTTCTGCGCGTATCTGATTGAAGCAGTGGTTAACCCAGCGAGGCCAGCGCCCGCACCAACTGATCGACCTCGGCCATGGTGCTGTAGTGGGCCAGGCCGATGGTCACCGCGCCACCGATGTCGTCGACACCGATGAGGTCGAGCACGCGGGAGTTGGCATTGGCGATCGCGAGGATTCCGTTGTCGGCGAGCCGCTGCACCACCCGCGGCGCGGGCACATTGCCCACCGCGAAACTGACCACCGGAATGCGTACCTCGGGAGAACCGAGCACCACCACCGTCGGCAGTGACCGCAGCGAGGTCAACAGGTAGTCGAACAAGCCGCTGAGGTATCCGGCGGCCGACCGCATCGATATCTCGAGCCGCTCCCGTCGCGAACCCTGCGCTGAATCATCGAGTGCAGCAAGGTATTCGACACTGGCTACGACGCCACCCAAAAGTCCGAACTGGGGTGCGCCGACCTCAAGCCGCGCTGGGCCGCTCGCGTGCGGATCCAGCGCGATCGATCCGAGCCCGTCCAGCAGCGACGGATCCCGGAATGCGAGTGCTCCGATCGGCGGACCACCCCACGCCTGCATGTTGACCGCAACGACATCGGCGTCGACGTCGTCGATGTCGAACAACCGATAAGGGGCCCCCGCCGAGTGATCGACGACGACCAGACCGCCGACCTCATGAACCAGCTTGGTGACCTCACGCAGCTCGGTGACCGTCCCCAGGGTCGACGACGCCGACGTGATGGCGACCAGACGGGTAGGCCGGGTCACCAGGTTTTCCCACTGCCAGGTCGGCAGGTCACCGGTCTCGATGTCGACCTCGGCCCACTTGACCTTCGCGCCATACCGGTTCGCCGCACGCAGCCACGGCGCGATGTTGGCCTCATCGTCGAGCCTGGTGACGACGAGCTCGTAGCCCAATCCGACCCGGCTGGACGAGGCGTCGGCCAGCGCGGTCAGCAGTAGCGCTCGATCGGCGCCCAGAACCACACCGGCGGGGTCGGCATTGACCAGATCAGCGACCGCCTGGCGCGCGGCGGCCAATACCGCGGCGCTCCGCCGCGAGCCGGGGTGCGGGCTGTTCACCGTCGGCATCGAGCCACGGAACGCCGTCGACACCGCACGCGCCACCGTGTCGGGAAGCAGCATCCCGTTCTGAGCATCCAGATGCACCCAGCCATCGCCCAACGACGGGTGCAGACCTCGCACCCGGGCGACGTCGTATGCCATGCCAGCCCACCTTAGTGCGTGAAGGA from Mycobacterium sp. SMC-4 includes:
- a CDS encoding MarR family winged helix-turn-helix transcriptional regulator, whose amino-acid sequence is MGSTIAGRTASDTPGLDIAEQKAWQNFLDAALRLYATMNRSLVDEHRLTLNDVRLLDLLAKSVTGSARMGDLAEALMSLPSRVTRQIHRLEMQKLVVRGASPDDGRGVLASITPEGRDALAAAMQTYGAGVRAHFLDRLSRPQVVAMGENCRRISAGLTAGGTAAKLGRV
- a CDS encoding NAD(P)H-quinone oxidoreductase, coding for MHAIVAHKGRLSWQTVPDVSPGTGEVLIKVEAAGVNRADLLQAAGKYPPPPGASEIIGLEVSGTIAAVGDSVTDWTPGQQVCALLAGGGYAEYVCVPTGQVLDVPYGVAPAHAAALPEVACTVWSNLVMTAGLRAPHLVLLHGGASGIGTHAIQVARALGCRVAVTAGSRNKLDLCAELGAEITIDYQNEDFVEVIRNAGGADVILDIIGAAYLDRNVDALADDGRLVIIGMQGGAKADLNIAKLLAKRGGVFATALRARPVGGASGKSAIVTQVSEQVWPLIADGQVRPVIGAEFPITEAQAAHELLGSGDVSGKILLRVSD
- a CDS encoding DUF1028 domain-containing protein → MTYSIIGRDADTGEMGVATQSQAFAVGSSVPFALPGHGVIATQSMAEPMYGDVGLDLLRGGFTAEEALTALRSVDPHPERRQVAVLTVTGEVAVYTGDGCVAEAGHVVGEECAALANMVVSPDVWEAMRKSFESRPEPLTQRLLRALHAAEDAGGDFRGRRSAAVTVVRANTTGRPWHDRVMDLRVDDSTDPVTELDRLTTKWERYQRVVGAFQLALNGDPHTADRQLEELRPQDPVLEPDQALWRAVVAALAGREDAAREIVEQLGATAPQFVEAARRFAPAGLLPRDVVERLLPPVP
- the sthA gene encoding Si-specific NAD(P)(+) transhydrogenase — its product is MLEYDLVVIGSGPGGQKAAIAAAKLGKSVAVVERGRMLGGVCVNTGTIPSKTLREAVVYLTGMSQRELYGASYRVKEKITPADLLARTTHVITKEQDVVRSQLMRNRIDLVQGHGRFLDPHTVLVAEPHRGERTTVTGEYVVIATGTKPARPAGVEFDDERVLDSDGILDLKTLPSSMVVVGAGVIGIEYASMFAALGTKVTVVEKRDTMLDFCDPEIIESLKFHLRDLAVTFRFGEEVTAVDVGSSGTVTTLASGKQIPAETVMYSAGRQGQTDDLDLASAGLESDHRGRIFVDDNYQTKVDHIYAVGDVIGFPALAATSMDQGRLAAYHAFGEPSKGMTELQPIGIYSIPEVSYVGATEVELTKNAVPYEVGVSRYRELARGQIAGDSYGMLKLLVSTEDLRLLGVHIFGTSATEMVHIGQAVMGCGGTVEYLVDAVFNYPTFSEAYKVAALDVMNKLRALSQFRV
- a CDS encoding cysteine desulfurase-like protein; its protein translation is MAYDVARVRGLHPSLGDGWVHLDAQNGMLLPDTVARAVSTAFRGSMPTVNSPHPGSRRSAAVLAAARQAVADLVNADPAGVVLGADRALLLTALADASSSRVGLGYELVVTRLDDEANIAPWLRAANRYGAKVKWAEVDIETGDLPTWQWENLVTRPTRLVAITSASSTLGTVTELREVTKLVHEVGGLVVVDHSAGAPYRLFDIDDVDADVVAVNMQAWGGPPIGALAFRDPSLLDGLGSIALDPHASGPARLEVGAPQFGLLGGVVASVEYLAALDDSAQGSRRERLEISMRSAAGYLSGLFDYLLTSLRSLPTVVVLGSPEVRIPVVSFAVGNVPAPRVVQRLADNGILAIANANSRVLDLIGVDDIGGAVTIGLAHYSTMAEVDQLVRALASLG
- a CDS encoding IS481 family transposase, coding for MSKARVVVLEVTSGHLTVTEAANQYGLSRQHIYRLLARYRDGGLAAVDARSRRPTSNPRAVSDDVIIAIVTLREALTADGLDAGPLTLQWHLGQRGLPVPSTSTIRRILHHHGLITAQPRKRPKSSYRRFEASQPNECWQSDFTHWALADGTDTEILSWLDDCSRYLLTCTAYPRVTGADVVASFTDTAATHGLPAATLTDNGAVYTSRFTHGHNDFERLLNSLGVTQKNGRPGHPQTQGKIERFHRTLKLWLSQHQRPSTLAELQQLLDTFAMIYNTERPHRAHRHSATPHTVYHALPKAHPAGVTEHFRIRHDTVDQFGKLTLRYSSRLHHLGIGRQHAHTPVLILVTTQTVTVISKTSHQLIASHHIDPDRNYWRNQQKNPGRWPGQSVTDDATQV